In bacterium (Candidatus Blackallbacteria) CG13_big_fil_rev_8_21_14_2_50_49_14, one genomic interval encodes:
- a CDS encoding enoyl-CoA hydratase/isomerase family protein, with amino-acid sequence MHKKRDFSMDTLKAEQIQDRMQITLQRGKANPINSTLVNELRQAIAELKQNDSIKGAILTGQPRYFSAGLDVVELYGYDADTMRQFWQDFTALILEMISCPKPIVAAISGHSPAGGCVLALCCDQRLMAEGPYRIGLNEVPVGIVVPPTIYYLYAAAMGEGKAYHHLLNGSLMLPEEALAEGLVHQVLPLEALQEQAEERLNHYLSMNATAWGTSKLLLRQSLLSQLRGDFDQLFGPVLKHWWSAEFRAQLEGMVERLKAPRLA; translated from the coding sequence ATGCATAAAAAAAGGGATTTCAGTATGGACACGCTAAAGGCTGAGCAAATTCAGGATCGCATGCAAATTACGCTTCAACGCGGCAAAGCGAATCCAATCAATTCCACCCTGGTCAATGAATTGAGACAGGCCATTGCTGAGCTGAAGCAGAATGATTCCATCAAAGGTGCGATTTTGACGGGCCAACCCCGTTATTTTTCAGCGGGGTTAGACGTTGTTGAACTCTATGGCTATGATGCAGACACCATGCGTCAGTTTTGGCAGGATTTTACGGCTTTAATTCTTGAAATGATCTCTTGTCCCAAACCGATTGTGGCAGCCATTTCTGGGCATAGCCCAGCGGGTGGTTGTGTGCTTGCCCTGTGTTGTGACCAGCGTCTGATGGCTGAAGGCCCCTATCGAATTGGTCTCAATGAAGTGCCTGTGGGCATTGTCGTTCCGCCCACGATTTATTATCTCTATGCCGCAGCCATGGGGGAAGGCAAAGCTTATCACCATTTGCTCAATGGTTCTCTGATGTTGCCTGAAGAGGCTTTGGCAGAAGGTTTGGTGCATCAAGTTTTGCCGCTTGAAGCTTTGCAGGAGCAGGCAGAAGAACGCCTCAATCACTATTTGAGTATGAATGCAACCGCATGGGGGACGAGTAAATTATTGTTGCGTCAGTCTTTGCTCTCACAGCTCAGGGGTGACTTTGATCAATTGTTTGGGCCGGTACTCAAGCATTGGTGGTCGGCTGAGTTCCGCGCACAACTTGAAGGCATGGTTGAACGATTGAAAGCGCCTCGCTTAGCTTGA
- a CDS encoding peptidase S9, prolyl oligopeptidase, protein MVLIPGNMHVENVPDLYFETADRVRQYLQVRSAWFCDWHPDGESMLMATRFADTFQLHTLEQPGGARKQITFFREPISSGRFCGAPGEKGFLYSMDQGGGENFQIFYFDLENGQSKRLTDGLSKNGSPLWARGTTLFAFSSTLRNGRDHDIHLCDIKSPDNTRLVCQVQGLWVPLSWSPDSSQLLLLDYISANETYLHILDVASGEMRPLFPKTNTPVAYGDAYWSRDGKGIYFIADFDTEFQHLYYVDLESRAMTSLTAHIPWNVTEIDLSPDGKKLAVTTNEDGMSKLYLMDTETQKLENLEMGMGLIANARFSPNNQKLAFTFNRPNAPADIYTYEFEKGTITRWTESEVGGLNTQKFASPELIRYPSFDDMQIPAFYYRPQLNTDRPLPVLIHIHGGPESQFQPGFSSMFQYWINELDLAVIAPNVRGSTGYGKTYIKLDNGYLREDSVKDIGALLDWIAQQPELDEKRVCVMGGSYGGYMVLASLVHYSHRLRAGIDMVGISNFVTFLKNTKAYRRDLRRVEYGDERDPDMRSFLESISPTTNAHRIKVPLLVAQGLNDPRVPASEAEQIVKTVRENGQTVWYILAKDEGHGFQKQMNLEYYYTAVSAFLESHLLD, encoded by the coding sequence ATGGTTCTGATTCCCGGAAATATGCATGTAGAAAATGTACCCGATCTCTATTTTGAAACTGCAGATCGGGTACGACAGTATCTTCAGGTGCGCTCAGCCTGGTTTTGTGACTGGCATCCTGATGGAGAGAGTATGTTGATGGCAACGCGTTTTGCCGATACTTTTCAATTGCATACCCTGGAACAGCCAGGAGGAGCGAGAAAGCAAATCACGTTTTTCAGAGAACCGATTTCGAGTGGCCGTTTTTGTGGCGCGCCCGGTGAAAAAGGCTTTCTCTACAGTATGGATCAAGGTGGGGGCGAAAATTTTCAGATTTTTTATTTTGATCTTGAAAATGGTCAAAGCAAAAGACTGACAGATGGACTTTCAAAAAATGGCTCTCCGCTTTGGGCACGCGGAACCACCCTCTTTGCCTTTAGCAGCACCCTGAGAAATGGCCGCGACCATGATATTCATCTCTGTGATATCAAGAGCCCGGATAATACACGTCTGGTTTGCCAAGTTCAAGGCTTGTGGGTTCCCCTGAGTTGGTCACCTGATTCCAGCCAATTGCTGCTTTTGGATTATATCTCTGCGAATGAGACCTATTTGCATATTTTGGATGTGGCCAGTGGCGAGATGCGCCCGCTCTTTCCCAAAACAAACACCCCTGTGGCCTATGGCGATGCCTATTGGTCACGCGATGGCAAAGGAATCTATTTTATCGCAGATTTTGATACTGAATTTCAGCATCTCTATTATGTAGATCTTGAATCGCGTGCCATGACCTCATTGACCGCGCATATTCCCTGGAACGTGACCGAAATTGACCTCTCTCCAGATGGCAAAAAATTGGCGGTGACGACCAATGAAGATGGCATGAGCAAACTGTATCTGATGGATACAGAGACTCAAAAGCTTGAAAATCTTGAAATGGGGATGGGCTTGATTGCCAATGCCAGGTTCAGCCCGAATAATCAGAAATTGGCATTTACCTTTAACCGACCCAACGCACCCGCCGATATTTATACCTATGAATTTGAAAAGGGAACCATTACCCGTTGGACAGAAAGTGAGGTGGGCGGGCTCAATACCCAGAAATTTGCCTCTCCAGAATTGATTCGCTATCCCTCTTTTGACGATATGCAGATTCCTGCCTTTTATTACCGTCCTCAACTCAACACGGATCGTCCCTTGCCTGTTTTAATTCATATTCATGGGGGGCCAGAGAGCCAGTTTCAACCGGGTTTCTCTTCGATGTTCCAATACTGGATCAATGAATTGGATCTGGCAGTGATTGCTCCCAATGTACGGGGATCAACCGGCTATGGCAAAACCTATATCAAACTGGACAATGGCTATCTTCGTGAGGATTCTGTAAAAGATATTGGAGCCTTGCTGGATTGGATTGCGCAACAACCTGAATTGGATGAAAAACGGGTCTGTGTCATGGGTGGATCCTATGGCGGTTATATGGTTTTGGCTTCCTTGGTGCATTATTCCCATCGTCTGCGTGCTGGCATTGATATGGTCGGAATTAGCAATTTCGTGACCTTTCTCAAAAATACCAAAGCCTACCGGCGTGATTTACGGCGTGTAGAATATGGCGATGAGCGCGATCCCGATATGCGCAGTTTCCTGGAATCGATTTCTCCGACCACGAATGCCCACCGTATCAAGGTTCCCTTATTGGTCGCTCAAGGTTTAAATGACCCGCGGGTACCGGCCTCAGAAGCCGAGCAAATCGTAAAAACCGTGCGTGAAAATGGCCAGACGGTTTGGTATATTCTGGCAAAGGATGAAGGCCATGGTTTTCAGAAGCAAATGAATCTTGAATATTATTACACAGCTGTTTCAGCGTTTTTAGAATCTCATTTGCTCGACTAG
- the rsmA gene encoding ribosomal RNA small subunit methyltransferase A translates to MSGYTPRAKRKYSQNFFTDPETLALCVDMMKLQAENHVLEIGPGTGVLTQLLIERVRHLTAIEIDRDLLELLRLEYGYAQGLEFVEADFMRWPLEPWAQGLPLAQRKLVANIPYHLTSEIINKVLNLENLKKNGVSAELPWFSDIFLMVQNEVAQKIVSPEGSKDYGVLNIAVNLAAETEVMAILPKELFQPRPKVDSALLHLKPRTQPLVEISDSAGFWRLVTRIFQLRRKTLRNVMRSLDLAAEKVAVLEKKWNLGLRGETYSILDLAELAQDIGAAD, encoded by the coding sequence ATGTCTGGATATACACCGCGCGCCAAGCGAAAGTACAGTCAGAATTTTTTTACAGACCCAGAGACTTTGGCGCTCTGTGTCGACATGATGAAACTTCAAGCGGAAAACCATGTACTTGAAATTGGGCCGGGTACAGGCGTTTTGACACAATTATTGATTGAACGCGTTCGGCACCTTACGGCGATTGAAATTGATCGCGATCTCTTGGAACTTTTACGACTTGAGTATGGTTACGCTCAGGGCTTGGAATTTGTTGAGGCTGATTTTATGCGCTGGCCGCTTGAACCTTGGGCCCAAGGCCTGCCTTTGGCACAACGCAAATTGGTGGCCAATATTCCCTATCACTTAACCTCAGAGATTATCAACAAAGTATTGAACCTGGAAAACCTAAAAAAAAATGGGGTCAGTGCTGAATTGCCCTGGTTTTCGGATATCTTTTTAATGGTTCAGAATGAAGTTGCCCAAAAAATAGTCTCCCCCGAGGGCAGCAAAGATTATGGCGTGCTGAATATTGCGGTGAATCTGGCAGCTGAAACAGAAGTGATGGCAATTCTTCCCAAAGAGTTATTTCAACCACGCCCCAAAGTAGACTCTGCGCTCTTGCATTTGAAACCCCGTACCCAACCCCTTGTGGAAATCAGTGATTCTGCAGGTTTTTGGCGTTTGGTCACCCGTATTTTTCAATTGCGCCGCAAAACACTGCGCAATGTCATGCGCAGTTTAGATTTGGCCGCAGAGAAAGTGGCTGTGCTCGAAAAAAAATGGAATTTAGGTTTGCGCGGTGAAACTTACAGTATCTTGGATTTGGCCGAACTGGCCCAGGATATTGGGGCTGCTGATTGA
- a CDS encoding adenylosuccinate lyase, whose product MSALNALSPLDGRYFKDMEPLRAVFSEAALIYFRIHVETIYLEQLLEFLEIQRPAHFSEILSQIRQRPDLIEKVKEREQETRHDVKAVEYVLGDALAEAGCKDLIAWIHWGLTSEDINNLAWGLMLQAAMAQVIQPQWVQIFTELSAFISNHAGLAMLARTHGQAASPTTLGKEYAVFAQRLLQEVKHQASLLPIGGKLNGATGNWHVFESFYPEHDWQSFSQEFVQSLGLAWEPLTTQIVVKESHARLFDSLRRMSNILIDACRDTWTYVSLGYFELKRRGQGEVGSSTMPHKVNPVMFENAEGNLELSCALFDFLSNKLTKSRLQRDLSDSTVQRNLGVALGHFLLGLQSFQKGLKQLAPRENVLSAELATHWEILAEPLQHALRLAGREIPYEQIRQATQGEQLNQEKFEALVKNLNIDLPVKSPGAYTGQAEKLAKQNVAEIQAYFKF is encoded by the coding sequence ATGTCGGCATTGAATGCGCTTTCTCCCCTAGATGGACGCTATTTCAAGGATATGGAGCCACTGCGGGCCGTTTTTTCTGAAGCAGCCTTGATCTATTTTCGGATCCACGTCGAAACCATCTACCTTGAACAACTGCTTGAATTCTTAGAAATTCAACGCCCAGCTCATTTTTCAGAGATTTTGAGCCAAATTCGGCAAAGACCCGATTTAATCGAAAAGGTGAAAGAGCGTGAGCAAGAAACCCGGCATGATGTCAAAGCTGTAGAGTATGTTTTAGGAGATGCCTTGGCTGAAGCGGGTTGCAAGGATCTGATCGCTTGGATTCATTGGGGGCTGACCTCTGAAGATATCAACAATCTGGCCTGGGGTCTGATGTTACAGGCAGCCATGGCGCAGGTGATTCAACCCCAATGGGTACAAATCTTTACTGAACTCAGTGCCTTTATTTCAAATCATGCTGGTTTGGCCATGCTGGCACGTACCCATGGTCAAGCGGCTTCTCCGACCACCCTGGGCAAAGAATATGCAGTCTTCGCACAGCGGCTTTTACAGGAAGTCAAGCACCAGGCGAGTCTTTTGCCGATTGGCGGCAAGCTCAATGGCGCCACAGGCAATTGGCATGTCTTTGAAAGTTTTTATCCAGAACACGATTGGCAAAGCTTTTCTCAAGAGTTTGTACAGTCTCTGGGCTTGGCCTGGGAACCCCTGACCACCCAAATTGTGGTCAAAGAGAGTCATGCACGGCTCTTTGACAGTCTGCGCCGCATGAGCAATATTTTGATCGATGCCTGTCGGGATACCTGGACCTATGTTTCACTGGGTTATTTTGAGCTGAAACGACGTGGGCAGGGAGAAGTGGGTTCTTCAACCATGCCCCACAAGGTAAACCCTGTCATGTTTGAAAATGCAGAAGGAAATCTTGAACTCAGCTGTGCCCTCTTTGATTTTCTCAGCAATAAACTGACCAAGTCACGCCTGCAACGCGATCTCTCAGACAGCACGGTACAGAGAAATCTGGGGGTGGCCTTGGGACATTTTCTGCTCGGACTGCAAAGCTTTCAAAAAGGGTTAAAACAGTTGGCGCCCCGCGAAAATGTTCTTTCAGCAGAACTAGCCACCCATTGGGAAATTCTGGCAGAGCCGCTGCAACACGCCTTGAGATTGGCCGGGCGTGAAATTCCCTATGAACAGATTCGCCAGGCGACTCAGGGCGAACAATTAAATCAGGAAAAGTTTGAAGCGCTTGTCAAAAATTTAAACATTGACCTGCCTGTTAAAAGCCCTGGCGCCTATACCGGTCAAGCTGAAAAACTGGCAAAGCAAAACGTGGCTGAAATTCAGGCCTATTTCAAATTTTAG
- a CDS encoding radical SAM protein encodes MQTLTPAENIARKEHPKQEAYLVEVFSAIQGEGPIVGTRQIFIRFLGCHIQCAYCDTPATHTKQRQCRVERTPGLRDFESIANPVPISDLLQIVESLERFPGLHDSISLTGGEPLQHLRSLKALIPVLKPRFPLYLETDGILWQALEACIQDLEMIGMDMKLPSATGLQAFWEDHARFLTIAARQNVFVKLVFSRNSTLEELDQALEIISGTDRQIPLILQPVTPYGIVRHPPTPEQVLIWQERAKQALKQVRVIPQTHKMIGQI; translated from the coding sequence ATGCAAACCCTGACACCAGCGGAAAATATAGCCCGCAAAGAACACCCCAAACAAGAAGCCTATCTGGTTGAAGTTTTTTCAGCCATTCAAGGTGAAGGGCCGATCGTGGGAACGCGTCAAATTTTCATTCGGTTTCTGGGCTGTCATATCCAATGTGCCTATTGTGATACCCCGGCAACCCACACCAAACAACGTCAATGCCGTGTGGAACGCACGCCTGGATTGCGTGATTTTGAAAGCATCGCCAATCCTGTCCCCATTTCGGATCTACTTCAGATTGTAGAGTCGCTTGAGCGCTTTCCGGGATTACACGACAGCATCTCGCTGACGGGTGGCGAACCCTTGCAGCATTTGCGTTCCCTGAAAGCCTTGATTCCTGTTTTAAAACCCCGTTTTCCACTCTACCTCGAAACCGATGGGATTCTTTGGCAAGCCCTCGAAGCCTGTATCCAGGATCTAGAAATGATTGGCATGGACATGAAACTTCCCAGTGCGACCGGGCTGCAAGCCTTTTGGGAAGATCACGCCAGGTTTTTGACCATTGCCGCGCGTCAGAATGTCTTTGTCAAACTGGTCTTCAGTCGCAACAGTACCCTTGAAGAATTGGATCAGGCTTTGGAAATTATTTCAGGCACAGATCGCCAGATCCCCTTAATTTTACAGCCTGTCACGCCCTATGGAATCGTACGGCATCCTCCAACACCAGAACAGGTCTTGATCTGGCAGGAGCGTGCAAAACAAGCCTTGAAACAGGTTCGTGTGATTCCCCAGACCCATAAAATGATCGGGCAGATTTAG
- a CDS encoding glutathione S-transferase family protein codes for MSLQLYFNPQSRATVTKWVLDELQIEYELVPIDFKQGEHKRPEFLKVNPTGKLPALKDGEVCVYESVAIALYLADKFPEARLAPLPNTPERGRYLSLMVLATSQLEPSMGDYLLKQETPPSRGWIAYDAMRDVIEKEIGDGPYLFGDWFTVADILIGSMFIWEQVFQREPLRPALAAYVERLQSRPHGLKFEPSSAQ; via the coding sequence ATGTCGCTTCAACTTTATTTTAACCCCCAAAGCCGTGCCACCGTTACCAAATGGGTACTTGATGAATTGCAGATCGAATATGAACTGGTGCCGATTGATTTTAAACAGGGAGAACACAAGCGGCCTGAGTTTTTAAAGGTCAATCCGACCGGAAAATTACCCGCTCTAAAAGACGGTGAGGTCTGTGTGTATGAATCGGTTGCGATTGCGCTGTATTTGGCTGATAAATTTCCTGAAGCGCGCCTGGCACCGCTGCCAAATACGCCCGAGCGTGGCCGTTATCTGTCCTTAATGGTTTTAGCCACTTCTCAGCTTGAACCCTCGATGGGAGATTATCTGCTGAAGCAGGAGACACCGCCCTCACGCGGTTGGATTGCCTATGACGCGATGCGGGATGTGATTGAAAAAGAAATCGGCGATGGGCCTTACCTTTTTGGTGATTGGTTTACGGTGGCCGATATCTTAATTGGCTCGATGTTTATTTGGGAACAGGTCTTTCAGAGAGAACCGCTTCGACCTGCCCTTGCCGCTTATGTTGAGCGCTTGCAGTCTCGTCCCCACGGCTTAAAGTTTGAGCCCTCCTCCGCTCAATGA